The following are encoded together in the Salvia hispanica cultivar TCC Black 2014 chromosome 6, UniMelb_Shisp_WGS_1.0, whole genome shotgun sequence genome:
- the LOC125194450 gene encoding WD repeat-containing protein PCN-like isoform X2: protein MLKVHRINSVEWTPSPVVALATSADSSQVAAARADGSLEIWLVSPGSVGWHCQLTIHGDPNSRVSSLVWCQSGPRGGPLGRLLSSSIDGSISEWDLFDLRQKTVLDSIGFSIWQIAAEPCNHLRPNERQEAKTYQNGHTSTSITGDIDDEENSESEDEDDKKHAELVHEQIDAESTRLAIACDDGCVRIYRVSDAEELIYNRTLPRVSGRTLSVTWSSDGSRIYSGSSDGFIRCWDAKLSQEIYRITVGHGYLGGDNDLCIWSLIALRCGTIASGDSTGCVKFWDGQFGTLLQEHSNHKGDVNALAAAPSHNRIFSAGSDGQIILYKLSTEAVDSGDEKFVPAVKKWVYVSYVRSHTHDIRALTLAVPISLEDLPPDEKVKRSRGPDKPLDFSYHKWAHLGVPMLISAGDDTKLFAYSVKEFTKFSPHDICPAPQRMPMQLVIKTLFNQTPLLLVQSANFLDIFCVRLQNGGVTDIGPSPSGGSARTDLVARIKCKVSRKIICSTISSSGELVAYSDHIKPNLFFLKRIKSGTGWSVDKRKLPQGLPFAHFMVFSSDSSKLILAGQDRRIYVVDVGNEDLLHAFTPCRKENADGLPPSEPPITKMFTSNDGQWLAAVNCYGDVYTFNLETLRQHWFISRLDGAAVTAGGFTPKNSNILIISTSSNQVYALDVEAKQLGEWSMHHTFSLPRRYQEFPGEVIGLSFHPSSTSSSVIVYSPRAMCLIDFGMPVDRDDDTDLTNGLVSTTRKVHSNGVSKRKRQGSENKHGDKPWTQVVGTFDAQPVHRHIFGT from the exons ATGCTAAAAGTTCACCGAATCAATTCGGTGGAATGGACCCCGTCGCCGGTTGTAGCTCTAGCTACCAGCGCTGATAGCTCGCAGGTCGCCGCCGCTCGTGCCGACGGCTCGCTCGAGATTTGGCTTGTCTCTCCGGGTTCCGTCGGCTGGCACTGTCAGCTC ACGATACATGGAGACCCTAATTCTAGAGTGTCTTCGCTGGTTTGGTGTCAGTCCGGGCCGAGGGGTGGACCGTTGGGCCGATTGCTGTCTTCCAGCATTGATGGCTCCATTTCCGAGTGGGATTTGTTCGATTTGAGACAAAAG ACAGTTCTAGATTCTATTGGTTTCTCGATTTGGCAAATTGCTGCAGAGCCATGCAATCATTTGCGTCCGAATGAGAGGCAGGAAGCAAAAACTTATCAGAATGGTCATACTAGCACTTCAATTACTGGTGACATTGATGATGAGGAGAATAGTGAaagtgaagatgaagatgataaAAAACATGCCGAGCTGGTTCATGAGCAAATTGACGCTGAAAGTACCCGGCTAGCAATTGCCTGTGACGATGGTTGTGTCCGGATCTATCGTGTTTCTGATGCGGAAGAacttatttataatagaaCGTTGCCTAGGGTCAGTG GGCGCACACTTAGTGTAACCTGGAGTTCAGATGGAAGTAGGATTTATTCAGGGAGTAGCGATGG GTTCATAAGGTGTTGGGATGCTAAGTTGTCTCAGGAGATATACAGAATAACTGTTGGTCATGGATATCTGGGCGGTGATAATGATCTTTGCATATggtcattaattgcattaag GTGTGGGACAATAGCCAGTGGGGATAGTACTGGTTGTGTGAAGTTCTGGGATGGTCAGTTTGGAACACTTTTGCAGGAACATTCAAATCACAAAGGTGATGTAAATGCTTTAGCTGCAGCTCCCAGCCATAACAGAATATTTTCTGCTGGTTCTGATGGTCAG ATCATACTGTATAAACTTTCTACTGAGGCTGTTGATTCTGGAGATGAAAAATTTGTCCCAGCTGTCAAGAAATGGGTCTATGTTAGCTATGTGAGATCTCATACTCATGATATAAGGGCATTGACCTTAGCTGTGCCTATCAGCCTTGAAG ATCTGCCTCCCGATGAAAAAGTTAAGAGGTCACGAGGTCCAGACAAGCCCCTTGATTTCAGTTACCATAAATGGGCTCATTTGGGTGTGCCAATGCTTATCTCAGCAGGCGATGACACTAAACTTTTTGCATATTCTGTAAAGGAATTTACTAAGTTTTCTCCTCATGACATATGCCCTGCACCACAGAGAATGCCAATGCAACTTGTTATTAAAACACTTTTCAATCAGACACCATTACTTTTGGTTCAGTCTGCAAATTTCTTAGACATCTTTTGCGTGCGATTGCAAAATGGTGGTGTAACTGATATCGGTCCTAGCCCATCTGGTGGGTCTGCACGGACTGATTTAGTGGCCAGAATTAAATGCAAGGTTTCTCGGAAGATCATCTGTAGTACAATATCTTCATCAGGAGAACTAGTTGCCTACTCAGATCACATAAaacctaatttattttttttaaaaagaatcaAATCAGGCACAGGTTGGTCTGTAGATAAAAGGAAGCTCCCTCAGGGATTGCCATTTGCCCATTTCATGGTTTTCAGCTCCGACTCTTCGAAATTAATACTGGCTGGGCAGGACAGAAGGATATAT GTTGTAGATGTTGGAAATGAGGATCTCCTCCATGCTTTCACTCCTTGCCGGAAAGAGAATGCAGATGGTCTCCCGCCTAGCGAACCTCCCATTACAAAAATGTTCACAAGCAATGACGGCCAGTGGTTAGCTGCTGTCAACTGCTATGGAGATGTCTATACTTTCAATCTTGAGACACTGAG GCAACACTGGTTCATATCAAGACTGGATGGAGCTGCGGTTACTGCTGGTGGTTTTACTCCTAAAAATAGCAACATTCTTATCATCTCCACCTCTTCAAATCAGGTTTATGCATTAGATGTGGAGGCTAAACAATTGGGGGAGTGGTCCATGCATCACACATTTTCTCTGCCAAGGAGATACCAAGAATTTCCCGGAGAAGTTATTGGTCTTTCGTTCCACCCATCCTCAACTTCATCTTCTGTCATTGTCTATAGTCCCAG GGCGATGTGCTTGATCGATTTTGGGATGCCTGTCGACAGGGATGATGACACGGACTTGACAAATGGTCTGGTTTCAACAACAAGAAAGGTACACAGCAATGGAGTGAGTAAGCGGAAACGACAGGGTTCAGAAAATAAACACGGCG ACAAGCCATGGACACAAGTTGTTGGCACATTCGACGCCCAGCCTGTCCACAGACATATTTTTGGAACATAA
- the LOC125194450 gene encoding WD repeat-containing protein PCN-like isoform X1 produces MLKVHRINSVEWTPSPVVALATSADSSQVAAARADGSLEIWLVSPGSVGWHCQLTIHGDPNSRVSSLVWCQSGPRGGPLGRLLSSSIDGSISEWDLFDLRQKTVLDSIGFSIWQIAAEPCNHLRPNERQEAKTYQNGHTSTSITGDIDDEENSESEDEDDKKHAELVHEQIDAESTRLAIACDDGCVRIYRVSDAEELIYNRTLPRVSGRTLSVTWSSDGSRIYSGSSDGFIRCWDAKLSQEIYRITVGHGYLGGDNDLCIWSLIALRCGTIASGDSTGCVKFWDGQFGTLLQEHSNHKGDVNALAAAPSHNRIFSAGSDGQIILYKLSTEAVDSGDEKFVPAVKKWVYVSYVRSHTHDIRALTLAVPISLEDLPPDEKVKRSRGPDKPLDFSYHKWAHLGVPMLISAGDDTKLFAYSVKEFTKFSPHDICPAPQRMPMQLVIKTLFNQTPLLLVQSANFLDIFCVRLQNGGVTDIGPSPSGGSARTDLVARIKCKVSRKIICSTISSSGELVAYSDHIKPNLFFLKRIKSGTGWSVDKRKLPQGLPFAHFMVFSSDSSKLILAGQDRRIYVVDVGNEDLLHAFTPCRKENADGLPPSEPPITKMFTSNDGQWLAAVNCYGDVYTFNLETLRQHWFISRLDGAAVTAGGFTPKNSNILIISTSSNQVYALDVEAKQLGEWSMHHTFSLPRRYQEFPGEVIGLSFHPSSTSSSVIVYSPRAMCLIDFGMPVDRDDDTDLTNGLVSTTRKVHSNGVSKRKRQGSENKHGGRKNFEFCAFRDPVLFVEHLSKNSLLVIDKPWTQVVGTFDAQPVHRHIFGT; encoded by the exons ATGCTAAAAGTTCACCGAATCAATTCGGTGGAATGGACCCCGTCGCCGGTTGTAGCTCTAGCTACCAGCGCTGATAGCTCGCAGGTCGCCGCCGCTCGTGCCGACGGCTCGCTCGAGATTTGGCTTGTCTCTCCGGGTTCCGTCGGCTGGCACTGTCAGCTC ACGATACATGGAGACCCTAATTCTAGAGTGTCTTCGCTGGTTTGGTGTCAGTCCGGGCCGAGGGGTGGACCGTTGGGCCGATTGCTGTCTTCCAGCATTGATGGCTCCATTTCCGAGTGGGATTTGTTCGATTTGAGACAAAAG ACAGTTCTAGATTCTATTGGTTTCTCGATTTGGCAAATTGCTGCAGAGCCATGCAATCATTTGCGTCCGAATGAGAGGCAGGAAGCAAAAACTTATCAGAATGGTCATACTAGCACTTCAATTACTGGTGACATTGATGATGAGGAGAATAGTGAaagtgaagatgaagatgataaAAAACATGCCGAGCTGGTTCATGAGCAAATTGACGCTGAAAGTACCCGGCTAGCAATTGCCTGTGACGATGGTTGTGTCCGGATCTATCGTGTTTCTGATGCGGAAGAacttatttataatagaaCGTTGCCTAGGGTCAGTG GGCGCACACTTAGTGTAACCTGGAGTTCAGATGGAAGTAGGATTTATTCAGGGAGTAGCGATGG GTTCATAAGGTGTTGGGATGCTAAGTTGTCTCAGGAGATATACAGAATAACTGTTGGTCATGGATATCTGGGCGGTGATAATGATCTTTGCATATggtcattaattgcattaag GTGTGGGACAATAGCCAGTGGGGATAGTACTGGTTGTGTGAAGTTCTGGGATGGTCAGTTTGGAACACTTTTGCAGGAACATTCAAATCACAAAGGTGATGTAAATGCTTTAGCTGCAGCTCCCAGCCATAACAGAATATTTTCTGCTGGTTCTGATGGTCAG ATCATACTGTATAAACTTTCTACTGAGGCTGTTGATTCTGGAGATGAAAAATTTGTCCCAGCTGTCAAGAAATGGGTCTATGTTAGCTATGTGAGATCTCATACTCATGATATAAGGGCATTGACCTTAGCTGTGCCTATCAGCCTTGAAG ATCTGCCTCCCGATGAAAAAGTTAAGAGGTCACGAGGTCCAGACAAGCCCCTTGATTTCAGTTACCATAAATGGGCTCATTTGGGTGTGCCAATGCTTATCTCAGCAGGCGATGACACTAAACTTTTTGCATATTCTGTAAAGGAATTTACTAAGTTTTCTCCTCATGACATATGCCCTGCACCACAGAGAATGCCAATGCAACTTGTTATTAAAACACTTTTCAATCAGACACCATTACTTTTGGTTCAGTCTGCAAATTTCTTAGACATCTTTTGCGTGCGATTGCAAAATGGTGGTGTAACTGATATCGGTCCTAGCCCATCTGGTGGGTCTGCACGGACTGATTTAGTGGCCAGAATTAAATGCAAGGTTTCTCGGAAGATCATCTGTAGTACAATATCTTCATCAGGAGAACTAGTTGCCTACTCAGATCACATAAaacctaatttattttttttaaaaagaatcaAATCAGGCACAGGTTGGTCTGTAGATAAAAGGAAGCTCCCTCAGGGATTGCCATTTGCCCATTTCATGGTTTTCAGCTCCGACTCTTCGAAATTAATACTGGCTGGGCAGGACAGAAGGATATAT GTTGTAGATGTTGGAAATGAGGATCTCCTCCATGCTTTCACTCCTTGCCGGAAAGAGAATGCAGATGGTCTCCCGCCTAGCGAACCTCCCATTACAAAAATGTTCACAAGCAATGACGGCCAGTGGTTAGCTGCTGTCAACTGCTATGGAGATGTCTATACTTTCAATCTTGAGACACTGAG GCAACACTGGTTCATATCAAGACTGGATGGAGCTGCGGTTACTGCTGGTGGTTTTACTCCTAAAAATAGCAACATTCTTATCATCTCCACCTCTTCAAATCAGGTTTATGCATTAGATGTGGAGGCTAAACAATTGGGGGAGTGGTCCATGCATCACACATTTTCTCTGCCAAGGAGATACCAAGAATTTCCCGGAGAAGTTATTGGTCTTTCGTTCCACCCATCCTCAACTTCATCTTCTGTCATTGTCTATAGTCCCAG GGCGATGTGCTTGATCGATTTTGGGATGCCTGTCGACAGGGATGATGACACGGACTTGACAAATGGTCTGGTTTCAACAACAAGAAAGGTACACAGCAATGGAGTGAGTAAGCGGAAACGACAGGGTTCAGAAAATAAACACGGCGGTAGAAAGAACTTTGAATTTTGTGCATTCAGAGATCctgttttatttgttgagcATCTATCGAAAAACTCTCTCTTGGTCATAGACAAGCCATGGACACAAGTTGTTGGCACATTCGACGCCCAGCCTGTCCACAGACATATTTTTGGAACATAA
- the LOC125196629 gene encoding uncharacterized protein LOC125196629: MSKKASQQQSLFVFIITTPYRALCKARDFYVKSMLNCANSNAIGLQTSVQPGPALPRSFSATMSSSRSRRDDDVDYRELVRAASARTIGGRVDLDAYVKQERKARPGPRALPARSASVAMGRIDEERPTGYFGEDIKIGNINNKFDNSRIVDRKSELKYPRSKSHAAVRTALL; this comes from the coding sequence ATGAGCAAAAAAGCGAGCCAACAGCAAAGCCTGTTTGTGTTCATAATCACCACTCCATACCGGGCCCTCTGCAAGGCCCGCGACTTCTACGTCAAAAGCATGCTAAACTGCGCCAATTCAAACGCCATCGGGCTGCAGACCTCCGTGCAGCCCGGCCCGGCCCTGCCTCGGAGCTTCAGCGCCACCATGTCCTCGTCACGGTCTCGCCGCGACGACGACGTGGACTACCGCGAGCTGGTACGGGCTGCTTCGGCCCGTACCATCGGCGGCAGGGTCGATCTCGATGCGTATGTGAAGCAGGAGCGGAAGGCGAGGCCCGGCCCGCGGGCCTTGCCGGCTAGAAGCGCCAGCGTGGCAATGGGGAGAATTGATGAGGAGAGGCCAACTGGATATTTTGGTGAAGATATTAAAATtggtaatattaataataaatttgataatagtAGAATTGTTGATAGGAAGAGTGAATTGAAGTATCCTAGAAGCAAAAGTCATGCTGCGGTGAGAACGGCATTgctttga